The Pararge aegeria chromosome 8, ilParAegt1.1, whole genome shotgun sequence genome window below encodes:
- the LOC120625855 gene encoding uncharacterized protein LOC120625855 isoform X2, whose protein sequence is MLSVVVVAFACLCLARASPPETRGLRNSVVNTYTSKDLGKILASIDERLQVLDTISAVQAKQARRLDVIQDKLDRMETTLSLRLERAQLAAERLEHRLHMLQTNVQASVKESSDKIEKTQTKIAEVAQNLTNQINTHTQLLQKVSGAYADTWRRGLLLESMVRDGMSLVNVTRRELANGLRALARGQREVRLTSADLEATFTKRFRENSYKVDMKMKEVIETQKRFIDSCQRVQLDDPTHVADVLDKLIDSLINKTASTFRELQNIQATLKNHDNKVIKLLSNRPTQTDISCKRLENVFRNASQTAFNEKELQQLTEKFIGLTNRADAALQRMEARLRDDTEEPVPGSDVSAAADQLLLKLEGINEISTEDDWEDAEDSKFFDNMNDFMEEDQAILIHASGRNKHTTTESTPVKPHRRHLHKHPYDRGPV, encoded by the exons ATGTTAAGTGTGGTCGTGGTGGCATTCGCGTGCCTCTGCTTGGCGCGCGCCTCGCCGCCTGAAACGCGCGGATTGCGTAACTCCGTGGTCAACACTTATACTTCTAAG GATTTAGGGAAAATATTAGCAAGCATCGACGAGCGGTTACAAGTGTTAGACACCATAAGCGCAGTGCAAGCAAAACAGGCTCGGCGCCTAGACGTCATACAAGATAAACtgg atcgCATGGAAACTACGCTATCTTTGAGACTAGAAAGAGCGCAGTTGGCGGCAGAACGATTGGAGCATAGGCTTCACATGCTGCAAACCAATGTGCAG GCATCTGTTAAAGAAAGCAGTGATAAAATAGAGAAAACACAAACAAAGATCGCAGAGGTAGCACAAAATCTGACAAATCAAATCAATACGCATACTCAATTGTTGCAAAAG gtaagcGGGGCATATGCCGACACGTGGCGTCGAGGCCTTTTATTAGAGTCAATGGTGCGAGACGGAATGTCTCTGGTGAATGTGACGCGGCGAGAACTAGCGAACGGTCTGCGAGCGTTGGCAAGGGGTCAGAGAGAAGTTCGCCTCACATCAGCAGACTTGGAAGCAACGTTTACTAAACGTTTCCGAGAAAATTCGTATAAAGTTGACATGAAG ATGAAGGAAGTGATAGAGACACAGAAGCGCTTTATCGATTCCTGCCAGCGCGTGCAACTCGACGACCCGACACACGTAGCGGATGTGCTGGATAAATTAATCGATTCGCTTATAAATAA aACTGCGTCGACTTTTCGTGAGCTACAAAACATTCAAGCCACTTTAAAGAACCATGATAACAAAGTTATAAAACTACTAAGCAATCGTCCTACACAG ACGGATATATCATGTAAACGCCTCGAAAATGTGTTTCGTAATGCATCACAAACGGCATTCAACGAAAAAGAGCTACAGCAGCTGACGGAGAAGTTCATAGGATTGACAAACAGAGCTGACGCGGCATTGCAACGTATGGAAGCGAGACTTCGCGACGACACGGAAGAACCAGTACCGGGCTCTGACGTATCCGCCGCTGCCGATCAACTGCTACTAAAGCTCGAAGGAATCAA TGAAATTAGTACAGAAGATGATTGGGAAGATGCAGAAGACTCCAAGTTTTTTGACAACATGAATGATTTCATGGAAGAAGACCAAGCAATCCTTATACATGCCTCTGGCAGAAATAAACACACAACAACAGAGAGCACACCTGTCAAACCTCACCGAAGACATCTTCACAAACATCCATATGACCGTGGCCCAGTTTAA
- the LOC120625859 gene encoding GTP-binding protein Rheb homolog, whose product MPSKQRKIAMMGYRSVGKSSLIIQFVEGHFVDSYDPTIENTFTKFIRLNSTEYEVKLVDTAGQDEYSIFPLQYSMDFHGYVLVYSITSSKSFQIVQIIYDKLLDMVGKIHVPIVLVGNKTDLHLERKISTEEGKRLAEKWNAAFVETSAKRNESVTDMFHAMLSEIERSDGHMPEKNGCIIS is encoded by the exons ATGCCATCCAAGCAAAGGAAAATAGCTATGATGGGATATAGATCTGTTG GCAAATCATCTCTAATCATACAGTTCGTGGAAGGGCACTTCGTCGATTCATATGATCCGACAATAGAAAATA CATTTACCAAGTTCATAAGGCTTAATTCAACAGAGTATGAAGTCAAATTGGTAGATACAGCAGGCCAAGATGAATACAGCATTTTCCCACTTCAGTACAGCATGGATTTTCATGGCTATGTATTAGTGTATTCTATTACTTCAAGTAAAAGTTTCCAAATCGTTCAAATCATATATGATAAACTATTGGATATGGTAGGTAAAATACA TGTACCTATTGTGTTAGTGGGTAACAAAACAGATCTGCACcttgaaagaaaaataagtaCAGAGGAAGGAAAAAGGCTGGCTGAAAAGTGGAATGCTGCTTTTGTGGAAACTAGTGCAAAAAGAAATGAG tcTGTCACCGACATGTTTCATGCAATGCTATCAGAAATAGAGAGATCAGATGGACATATGCCTGAAAAAAATGGATGTATTATATCTTAA
- the LOC120625627 gene encoding vacuolar protein sorting-associated protein VTA1 homolog — protein MSTNIPECPPSLKAIQHFLKTASEHDSRDPTVAYWCRLHALQSGLKLTNKKTPEETNVLMAIMDWLEEAKKIYKDNESISNEVVAQAHLENYALRLFLFADKQDREENYGKNVVKAFYTAGVIYDVLTTFGDLTDEAAENRKYARWKAAYIHNCLKNGETPVPGPMQNPEGSGPDEDSNTTVQPGSTDSQTIGFTQPGSSDSHSFGFTGVAPSTLPTVPTSFNNSLPDPNVAMRAASQLPPVPYTPDPNPGGFVPYDPSQQPLPTPATNFYGDNSISVAQLSPEQIQKAQKYCKWASSALNYDDIKTAVGNLKNALELLQTGRDPA, from the exons ATGTCGACGAATATTCCGGAGTGCCCACCAAGTCTGAAAGCTATTCAGCATTTCTTAAAAACAGCATCAGAACATGACTCAAGGGATCCTACTGTAGCATACTGGTGTAGGCTCCATGCATTACAGTCTGGCCTTAAGCTAACTAATAAGAAAACGCCTGAGGAAACTAATGTACTCATGG CAATCATGGATTGGCTAGAAGAAGCAAAGAAAATATACAAGGATAACGAGTCCATTTCCAATGAGGTTGTCGCTCAGGCACATTTAGAAAACTATGCTCTTAGACTGTTTCTGTTTGCTGATAAACAAGATAGAGAGGAAAATTACGGAAA GAATGTTGTTAAAGCATTTTACACTGCTGGGGTTATCTATGATGTTCTTACAACGTTTGGTGACTTGACTGATGAAGCTGCTGAAAACCGCAAATATGCAAGATGGAAAGCTGCTTACATACATAACTGCCTAAAAAATGGAGAGACTCCAGTCCCAG GCCCTATGCAAAATCCTGAAGGAAGCGGTCCAGATGAGGATAGTAACACAACTGTTCAACCTGGTTCGACAGATTCTCAAACAATAGGCTTTACTCAGCCTGGCTCATCAGATTCACATTCATTCGGCTTTACAGGTGTTGCACCATCAACACTGCCAACTGTTCCAACTAGTTTTAACAATAGCCTTCCGGACCCAAATGTAGCAATGAGAGCAGCTTCACAGTTGCCACCCGTGCCATACACTCCTGATCCTAACCCCGGAGGTTTTGTGCCTTATGATCCATCTCAACAACCGCTGCCGACCCCAGCAACAAATTTCTATGGTGATAATTCCATAAGTGTTGCTCAACTTAGCCCTGAACAAATTCAAAAAGCTCAAAAGTATTGCAAGTGGGCAAGTAGTGCACTTAATTATGATGACATAAAAACTGCTGTAGGTAATTTAAAGAATGCCTTGGAACTACTTCAGACTGGTAGAGACCCTGCTTga
- the LOC120625855 gene encoding uncharacterized protein LOC120625855 isoform X1, with amino-acid sequence MLSVVVVAFACLCLARASPPETRGLRNSVVNTYTSKDLGKILASIDERLQVLDTISAVQAKQARRLDVIQDKLDRMETTLSLRLERAQLAAERLEHRLHMLQTNVQASVKESSDKIEKTQTKIAEVAQNLTNQINTHTQLLQKVSGAYADTWRRGLLLESMVRDGMSLVNVTRRELANGLRALARGQREVRLTSADLEATFTKRFRENSYKVDMKMKEVIETQKRFIDSCQRVQLDDPTHVADVLDKLIDSLINKTASTFRELQNIQATLKNHDNKVIKLLSNRPTQTDISCKRLENVFRNASQTAFNEKELQQLTEKFIGLTNRADAALQRMEARLRDDTEEPVPGSDVSAAADQLLLKLEGINSEISTEDDWEDAEDSKFFDNMNDFMEEDQAILIHASGRNKHTTTESTPVKPHRRHLHKHPYDRGPV; translated from the exons ATGTTAAGTGTGGTCGTGGTGGCATTCGCGTGCCTCTGCTTGGCGCGCGCCTCGCCGCCTGAAACGCGCGGATTGCGTAACTCCGTGGTCAACACTTATACTTCTAAG GATTTAGGGAAAATATTAGCAAGCATCGACGAGCGGTTACAAGTGTTAGACACCATAAGCGCAGTGCAAGCAAAACAGGCTCGGCGCCTAGACGTCATACAAGATAAACtgg atcgCATGGAAACTACGCTATCTTTGAGACTAGAAAGAGCGCAGTTGGCGGCAGAACGATTGGAGCATAGGCTTCACATGCTGCAAACCAATGTGCAG GCATCTGTTAAAGAAAGCAGTGATAAAATAGAGAAAACACAAACAAAGATCGCAGAGGTAGCACAAAATCTGACAAATCAAATCAATACGCATACTCAATTGTTGCAAAAG gtaagcGGGGCATATGCCGACACGTGGCGTCGAGGCCTTTTATTAGAGTCAATGGTGCGAGACGGAATGTCTCTGGTGAATGTGACGCGGCGAGAACTAGCGAACGGTCTGCGAGCGTTGGCAAGGGGTCAGAGAGAAGTTCGCCTCACATCAGCAGACTTGGAAGCAACGTTTACTAAACGTTTCCGAGAAAATTCGTATAAAGTTGACATGAAG ATGAAGGAAGTGATAGAGACACAGAAGCGCTTTATCGATTCCTGCCAGCGCGTGCAACTCGACGACCCGACACACGTAGCGGATGTGCTGGATAAATTAATCGATTCGCTTATAAATAA aACTGCGTCGACTTTTCGTGAGCTACAAAACATTCAAGCCACTTTAAAGAACCATGATAACAAAGTTATAAAACTACTAAGCAATCGTCCTACACAG ACGGATATATCATGTAAACGCCTCGAAAATGTGTTTCGTAATGCATCACAAACGGCATTCAACGAAAAAGAGCTACAGCAGCTGACGGAGAAGTTCATAGGATTGACAAACAGAGCTGACGCGGCATTGCAACGTATGGAAGCGAGACTTCGCGACGACACGGAAGAACCAGTACCGGGCTCTGACGTATCCGCCGCTGCCGATCAACTGCTACTAAAGCTCGAAGGAATCAA CAGTGAAATTAGTACAGAAGATGATTGGGAAGATGCAGAAGACTCCAAGTTTTTTGACAACATGAATGATTTCATGGAAGAAGACCAAGCAATCCTTATACATGCCTCTGGCAGAAATAAACACACAACAACAGAGAGCACACCTGTCAAACCTCACCGAAGACATCTTCACAAACATCCATATGACCGTGGCCCAGTTTAA